The following proteins are co-located in the Mesorhizobium australicum WSM2073 genome:
- the cyoA gene encoding ubiquinol oxidase subunit II produces the protein MKRFGALLLFPLTGLLSGCDMVVLAPAGDVAAQQRDLLVVSTLLMLIIIVPVMALTVFFAWRYRHSNASATYAPDWDHSTKLELVIWAAPLLIIICLGALTWLGTHLLDPYRRIDRIEPGQPVTQLHKPLRVEVVALDWKWLFIYPDYGIAAVNELAAPVNQPIDFRITSSAVMNSFYIPALAGQIYAMPGMETKLHAVINRPGTYSGFSANYSGAGFSGMRFAFQGLSDDAFSQWVAQARTASAALNRDSYLELEKPSENETVRHYASVDPDLYGAILNLCVERGKMCMDEMMSIDAKGGLGLAGVRNTLPLQYDKLARRGAVFGNDPSYVASICTAEEAAAVSRASRDARPTYWPAKNLSPLRGAGLLRPGTDSRSAEADTPALGLLRREL, from the coding sequence ATGAAACGATTTGGGGCCTTGCTTCTGTTTCCCCTGACCGGGCTGTTGAGCGGCTGCGATATGGTCGTGCTCGCGCCGGCAGGCGATGTCGCGGCCCAGCAGCGCGACCTGCTGGTGGTCTCGACCTTGCTGATGCTGATCATCATCGTTCCGGTCATGGCGCTGACTGTCTTTTTCGCCTGGCGCTACCGGCACTCCAATGCCTCGGCGACCTATGCGCCGGATTGGGATCATTCGACGAAACTCGAACTGGTGATCTGGGCAGCACCGCTTCTCATCATTATATGCCTTGGCGCGCTGACCTGGCTCGGCACGCATTTGCTCGACCCGTACCGCCGGATCGACAGGATCGAACCCGGCCAGCCCGTCACCCAGTTGCACAAGCCGCTCAGGGTCGAGGTCGTGGCGCTCGACTGGAAATGGCTGTTCATCTATCCCGATTACGGCATCGCTGCCGTCAACGAGCTGGCGGCGCCGGTCAACCAGCCGATCGACTTCCGCATCACCTCCTCGGCGGTGATGAATTCCTTCTACATTCCAGCCCTCGCCGGGCAGATCTATGCCATGCCGGGCATGGAGACGAAGCTGCACGCCGTCATTAACCGGCCAGGCACCTATAGCGGTTTCTCCGCCAATTATAGCGGCGCCGGCTTTTCGGGCATGCGCTTTGCCTTCCAGGGCCTATCCGATGATGCCTTCAGCCAGTGGGTGGCACAGGCCAGGACCGCGTCGGCGGCGCTTAACCGCGACAGTTATCTCGAACTCGAAAAGCCGAGCGAGAACGAAACCGTCCGCCACTACGCCTCCGTCGATCCCGACCTCTATGGTGCCATCCTCAATCTGTGCGTCGAGCGCGGCAAGATGTGCATGGACGAGATGATGTCGATCGACGCCAAGGGCGGTCTCGGCCTTGCGGGCGTGCGCAACACCTTGCCGCTGCAATATGACAAGCTCGCGCGGCGCGGCGCGGTGTTCGGAAACGATCCCTCCTATGTCGCCAGCATCTGCACGGCGGAGGAGGCCGCTGCCGTCTCGCGCGCGTCGCGCGATGCCCGGCCGACCTATTGGCCGGCGAAGAACCTGTCCCCGCTGCGCGGGGCGGGACTGCTCCGGCCAGGGACAGACAGCCGCAGCGCGGAGGCCGATACCCCGGCCCTCGGCCTGCTGCGGCGCGAACTATGA